In Rhodamnia argentea isolate NSW1041297 chromosome 11, ASM2092103v1, whole genome shotgun sequence, one genomic interval encodes:
- the LOC115739395 gene encoding probable sphingolipid transporter spinster homolog 2 isoform X1 — protein MGAPNEKAINSRQLSTLMAESPPPPPHHPPPRSPRLRSPEPAGQPRKPVDTEEMAKRPLRDPPPTPSWFTPKRLLIIFCVINMLNYVDRGVIASNGVNGSQRTCTKDGKCTSGRGIQGDFGLNNFQDGILSSAFMVGLLVASPIFASLAKSINPFRLIGVGLSVWTLAAAGCGSSFSFWFIAICRMLVGVGEASFISLAAPFIDDNAPVTQKTVWLAMFYMCIPTGVALGYVYGGFVGDHFGWRYAFWGEAVLMFPFAVLGFVMKPLQLKGFAPVESKESVASIETAAIVGEDASSISPSKLLGNKGTGSEAYHEPSKRSGCLSRVWNEVGRFSKDMKALLVDQVFVVNVLGYIAYNFVIGAYSYWGPKAGYNIYHMSSADMMFGGLTIICGILGTLSGGFILDRMNATIPNAFKLLCGATFLGAVFCFTAFCLRSLYGFIALFALGELLVFATQAPVNYVCLHCVTPSLRPLSMAISTVAIHIFGDVPSSPLVGVFQDHVNNWRKTALVLTSIFFLAAGIWFIGIFLKSVDRFKEDSVTQAPTTEKANLKPLLDGNRNAVAGSVNEV, from the exons ATGGGAGCACCCAACGAGAAAGCTATAAATTCACGCCAGCTTTCGACTTTGATGGCCGAATCTCCTCCCCCGCCACCGCACCACCCGCCACCGCGATCGCCGCGACTGCGGTCGCCGGAGCCCGCAGGGCAGCCGCGGAAGCCCGTCGATACCGAGGAGATGGCGAAGAGGCCTCTGAGAGATCCGCCTCCCACTCCTTCCTGGTTCACGCCGAAACG GTTGCTTATCATCTTTTGTGTGATTAACATGTTAAATTACGTGGATCGAGGAGTGATAGCTAGTAATGGTGTGAATGGTAGTCAGAGGACTTGCACAAAGGATGGAAAGTGCACTTCAGGCAGAGGAATCCA GGGGGACTTTGGCTTGAATAATTTTCAGGATGGCATCTTGTCATCTGCATTTATGGTTGGGCTTCTCGTTGCTTCCCCTATATTTGCTTCATTAGCAAAGAG tatCAATCCATTTAGGCTCATTGGAGTTGGACTATCTGTTTGGACACTGGCCGCAGCTGGGTGCGGTAGTTCATTTAGCTTCTGGTTTATTGCCATATGCCGGAT GCTGGTTGGAGTTGGGGAGGCTTCTTTCATAAGTCTTGCAGCGCCTTTTATAGATGACAATGCACCCGTCACTCAG AAAACAGTATGGCTAGCAATGTTTTACATGTGTATACCGACTGGAGTAGCTTTGGGCTATGTCTACGGAGGATTC GTTGGAGATCATTTCGGTTGGCGGTATGCATTTTGGGGTGAGGCTGTGTTGATGTTTCCATTTGCTGTTTTGGGATTTGTAATGAAGCCTCTGCAGCTAAAAG GTTTTGCTCCTGTTGAGTCAAAAGAGTCGGTGGCATCGATTGAAACAGCTGCTATTGTGGGTGAAG ATGCATCAAGTATTAGTCCCTCTAAACTGCTTGGAAATAAAGGTACTGGCAGTGAAGCTTATCATGAGCCATCCAA GAGGTCAGGCTGTTTATCCAGAGTCTGGAATGAAGTaggaagattttcaaaagatatgaAAGCACTTCTGGTTGATCAAGTTTTTGTTGTGAATGTTTTGG GTTACATTGCCTACAACTTCGTCATTGGAGCATACTCATATTGGGGGCCAAAGGCTGGTTATAACATCTATCATATG AGTAGTGCGGATATGATGTTTGGTGGATTGACCATCATCTGTGGGATTTTGGGAACATTATCTGGTGGATTTATTCTCGACCGCATGAACGCGACCATCCCTAATGCTTTTAAG CTTCTTTGCGGAGCAACCTTTCTAGGTGCTGTTTTCTGCTTCACTGCCTTCTGTCTGAGGAGCTTGTATGGTTTCATAGCTCTTTTTGCACTAGGAGAGCTACTTGTTTTTGCTACACAG GCTCCGGTTAATTATGTCTGTCTCCATTGTGTCACGCCTAGTCTAAGACCATTATCAATGGCTATTTCAACCGTTGCTATTCACATCTTCGGCGATGTGCCATCGTCGCCACTTGTTGGTGTTTTCCAG GATCATGTCAATAATTGGAGGAAGACAGCACTAGTTCTgacatctattttttttcttgctgcTGGAATTTGGTTTATAG GGATCTTTCTTAAAAGTGTGGATCGGTTTAAGGAGGATAGTGTAACTCAAGCACCCACAACCGAGAAAGCCAACTTGAAACCATTGCTTGACGGGAACAGAAATGCTGTTGCAGGGAGCGTAAATGAAGTATGA
- the LOC115739395 gene encoding probable sphingolipid transporter spinster homolog 3 isoform X2 yields the protein MVGLLVASPIFASLAKSINPFRLIGVGLSVWTLAAAGCGSSFSFWFIAICRMLVGVGEASFISLAAPFIDDNAPVTQKTVWLAMFYMCIPTGVALGYVYGGFVGDHFGWRYAFWGEAVLMFPFAVLGFVMKPLQLKGFAPVESKESVASIETAAIVGEDASSISPSKLLGNKGTGSEAYHEPSKRSGCLSRVWNEVGRFSKDMKALLVDQVFVVNVLGYIAYNFVIGAYSYWGPKAGYNIYHMSSADMMFGGLTIICGILGTLSGGFILDRMNATIPNAFKLLCGATFLGAVFCFTAFCLRSLYGFIALFALGELLVFATQAPVNYVCLHCVTPSLRPLSMAISTVAIHIFGDVPSSPLVGVFQDHVNNWRKTALVLTSIFFLAAGIWFIGIFLKSVDRFKEDSVTQAPTTEKANLKPLLDGNRNAVAGSVNEV from the exons ATGGTTGGGCTTCTCGTTGCTTCCCCTATATTTGCTTCATTAGCAAAGAG tatCAATCCATTTAGGCTCATTGGAGTTGGACTATCTGTTTGGACACTGGCCGCAGCTGGGTGCGGTAGTTCATTTAGCTTCTGGTTTATTGCCATATGCCGGAT GCTGGTTGGAGTTGGGGAGGCTTCTTTCATAAGTCTTGCAGCGCCTTTTATAGATGACAATGCACCCGTCACTCAG AAAACAGTATGGCTAGCAATGTTTTACATGTGTATACCGACTGGAGTAGCTTTGGGCTATGTCTACGGAGGATTC GTTGGAGATCATTTCGGTTGGCGGTATGCATTTTGGGGTGAGGCTGTGTTGATGTTTCCATTTGCTGTTTTGGGATTTGTAATGAAGCCTCTGCAGCTAAAAG GTTTTGCTCCTGTTGAGTCAAAAGAGTCGGTGGCATCGATTGAAACAGCTGCTATTGTGGGTGAAG ATGCATCAAGTATTAGTCCCTCTAAACTGCTTGGAAATAAAGGTACTGGCAGTGAAGCTTATCATGAGCCATCCAA GAGGTCAGGCTGTTTATCCAGAGTCTGGAATGAAGTaggaagattttcaaaagatatgaAAGCACTTCTGGTTGATCAAGTTTTTGTTGTGAATGTTTTGG GTTACATTGCCTACAACTTCGTCATTGGAGCATACTCATATTGGGGGCCAAAGGCTGGTTATAACATCTATCATATG AGTAGTGCGGATATGATGTTTGGTGGATTGACCATCATCTGTGGGATTTTGGGAACATTATCTGGTGGATTTATTCTCGACCGCATGAACGCGACCATCCCTAATGCTTTTAAG CTTCTTTGCGGAGCAACCTTTCTAGGTGCTGTTTTCTGCTTCACTGCCTTCTGTCTGAGGAGCTTGTATGGTTTCATAGCTCTTTTTGCACTAGGAGAGCTACTTGTTTTTGCTACACAG GCTCCGGTTAATTATGTCTGTCTCCATTGTGTCACGCCTAGTCTAAGACCATTATCAATGGCTATTTCAACCGTTGCTATTCACATCTTCGGCGATGTGCCATCGTCGCCACTTGTTGGTGTTTTCCAG GATCATGTCAATAATTGGAGGAAGACAGCACTAGTTCTgacatctattttttttcttgctgcTGGAATTTGGTTTATAG GGATCTTTCTTAAAAGTGTGGATCGGTTTAAGGAGGATAGTGTAACTCAAGCACCCACAACCGAGAAAGCCAACTTGAAACCATTGCTTGACGGGAACAGAAATGCTGTTGCAGGGAGCGTAAATGAAGTATGA
- the LOC115739384 gene encoding phosphoenolpyruvate carboxykinase (ATP) 1: MAATGNGEFSFSNTAAGTARNGLTKIQTTASGGGKKQSEICHDDSGTPVKAQTIDELHSLQRKRSAPTTPITGAQGSFAAVSEEERQKQQLQSISASLASLTRETGPKVVKGDPARKSETPKVSQDTHHYFTPTVAVSDSGLKFTHILYNLSPAELYEQAIKYEKGSFITSSGALATLSGAKTGRCPRDKRVVKDETTEDELWWGKGSPNIEMDEHTFLVNRERAVDYLNSLDKVFVNDQFLNWDPVNRIKVRIVSARAYHSLFMHNMCIRPTPEELENFGTPDFTIYNAGQFPCNRYTHYMTSSTSIDLNLARREMVILGTQYAGEMKKGLFSVMHYLMPKRQILSLHSGCNMGKDGDVALFFGLSGTGKTTLSTDHNRYLIGDDEHCWGENGVSNIEGGCYAKCVDLSREKEPDIWNAIKFGTVVENVVFEEHTREVDYSDKSVTENTRAAYPIEYIPNAKIPCVGPHPKNVILLACDAFGVLPPVSKLSLAQTMYHFISGYTALVAGTEEGVKEPRATFSACFGAAFIMLHPTKYAAMLAEKMQKHGATGWLVNTGWSRGSYGSGSRIKLAYTRKIIDAIHSGRLLEASYKKTDVFGLEVPTEVEGVPSEILDPVNTWSDKKAYKDTLLKLADLFKNNFETFTGYKIGKDNKLTEEILAAGPIC, from the exons ATGGCGGCCACCGGGAACGGCGAGTTCAGCTTCAGCAACACCGCCGCCGGGACGGCGAGGAACGGGCTGACGAAGATCCAGACGACGGCGAGCGGCGGCGGCAAGAAGCAGAGCGAGATCTGCCACGACGACAGCGGCACTCCGGTGAAGGCGCAGACCATCGACGAGCTCCACTCGCTGCAGAGGAAGAGGTCGGCGCCGACCACCCCCATCACGGGCGCCCAGGGCTCCTTCGCCGCCGTCTCGGAGGAGGAGCGGCAGAAGCAGCAGCTTCAGTCCATCAG TGCGTCATTGGCCTCGTTGACGAGGGAGACCGGTCCCAAGGTGGTGAAGGGCGACCCCGCCAGGAAGAGCGAGACCCCGAAGGTTTCACAGGACACCCACCACTACTTCACCCCCACCGTCGCCGTCAGCGACAGCGGTCTCAAGTTCACTCACATCCTCTACAACCTCTCTCCGGCCG AGCTATACGAGCAGGCGATTAAGTACGAGAAAGGGTCGTTCATCACGTCGAGCGGGGCTCTGGCAACCCTGTCTGGGGCGAAGACTGGCCGGTGTCCGAGGGATAAGCGTGTCGTCAAGGACGAGACCACTGAGGATGAGCTGTGGTGGGGAAA GGGCTCACCTAACATTGAGATGGACGAGCATACTTTCTTGGTAAACAGAGAGAGAGCAGTGGATTACTTGAATTCTTTGGACAAG GTCTTTGTCAATGACCAGTTCCTGAACTGGGACCCGGTGAACCGAATCAAAGTGAGGATTGTGTCTGCAAGAGCTTACCATTCTTTGTTCATGCACAACAT GTGCATCCGACCCACTCCTGAAGAGCTGGAGAATTTCGGTACTCCGGACTTCACTATATACAATGCCGGCCAGTTCCCGTGTAACCGTTACACCCATTACATGACATCCTCGACTAGCATAGATCTTAACCTTGCTAGGAGGGAAATGGTCATCCTCGGCACTCAATACGCCGGGGAGATGAAGAAGGGTCTGTTCAGTGTAATGCACTATCTCATGCCTAAGCGTCAAATCCTCTCCCTACATTCTGGATGCAATATGGGGAAGGATGGAGATGTTGCCCTCTTCTTTGGATTATCAG GCACTGGCAAGACAACTCTGTCTACTGATCACAATAGGTACTTGATTGGCGATGACGAGCATTGCTGGGGTGAGAATGGTGTGTCCAATATAGAAGGTGGTTGCTATGCCAAATGTGTTGATTTGTCGAGGGAGAAGGAGCCTGATATCTGGAACGCTATCAAGTTTGGAACTG TGGTGGAAAACGTGGTGTTCGAAGAGCACACAAGGGAAGTGGATTACTCAGACAAGTCAGTTACAG AGAACACGCGCGCAGCCTATCCCATTGAGTACATACCAAATGCTAAAATCCCATGCGTCGGTCCACACCCGAAGAATGTCATTCTCTTGGCATGTGACGCGTTTGGAGTGCTCCCTCCTGTGAGTAAGCTGAGCTTGGCACAGACTATGTACCATTTCATAAGCGGATACACCGCACTG GTCGCTGGGACAGAGGAGGGTGTCAAGGAGCCACGCGCAACGTTCTCGGCTTGCTTTGGCGCTGCATTTATAATGTTGCATCCTACCAAGTATGCTGCTATGCTGGCTGAAAAGATGCAGAAGCACGGCGCGACTGGGTGGCTCGTCAACACCGGATGGTCAAGGGGAAG CTATGGCTCTGGCAGTCGGATCAAGTTGGCATACACAAGGAAGATCATTGATGCCATACACTCAGGCAGGCTCTTGGAAGCTAGTTACAAGAAGACTGATGTCTTCGGGCTGGAGGTCCCGACCGAGGTCGAGGGCGTGCCCTCAGAGATCCTCGATCCTGTGAACACATGGTCGGACAAGAAGGCCTACAAGGACACCCTGTTGAAGCTGGCCGACCTGTTCAAGAACAACTTTGAGACATTCACCGGCTACAAGATTGGCAAGGATAACAAGCTGACAGAGGAGATCCTCGCGGCCGGTCCGATATGCTGA